In one window of Episyrphus balteatus chromosome 3, idEpiBalt1.1, whole genome shotgun sequence DNA:
- the LOC129916869 gene encoding uncharacterized protein LOC129916869, with product MSFSKAKLKRFNDVDICDSPSAASVAATLTTSTGTTVAPTSSSSSSSATSSSSSLGSTAHPERKEQIEKFFKDAVRANGASASAKESKEGKTKEKISLKEKGMRLFRTPSLPHRLRFRQHSDLTSTGSSSAATTTASTPLHHNHHHHSTSSTPIKESTKSVSNLKGKEALQFEIRSKNELLENYLSQIDVLKRHVEQLKETESRLKEENSQILAKNESLVSELTEENRNYKNTIDCLSLEKSQLSEKSNNFEIELKNLTESHSTELNQLKTINSELEIKCGSLTLHYEQNLSENSNLNEKIEKLNEEIVELKANLSRTNEEHSESLKEIETIKAKNVELLDEVSKLKVQIETDALSYAVETKNTFVELESLKNEKNSLRNDLATKSELIQNLQEEVLDKNCEIDAHRDTIRSLEEEKQKFINFEQILAEADDKVRCVENQAEQKIKQLESNMEQTIERERNYWRSELNKRQQQAENQVIKIELEKQDVMILLESTNDMLRERDEKIQKYEEQLRKGLDYYIQLTDTLQKQVVDIKADMAKTITEKYNYQLTLSNTRSTVNILMERLKKSDSDVETLKTELETVQAAKIQLETNYTELQNELTALKTDLAESEKNLNALRESSMALQNEERIDENVDKYIEMYLDLKNKDDNREVYMADMRKALDEFATVLELAQLEIDNKDKCLTKLKDENETLKLENLSLKSKANESSKCIAEKDTDDQEVLIDSQLKAECDKITNWLLSSNEDNNEMKDMLLKEKLNNTPKSLPRTPKNCQNTTPRTPRSPRTPRTPKTLKTVLFPGKENLLPTMEVIKSPLKTRNV from the exons ATGTCGTTCTCAAAAGCAAAATTGAAGCGTTTCAACGATGTTGATATATGCGATTCTCCTTCAGCTGCCTCAGTAGCGGCAACATTAACAACTTCTACAGGCACAACTGTTGCACCCacatcgtcgtcatcgtcgtcctCTGCcacatcgtcatcatcatcgttgggCTCTACTGCTCATCCAGAACGTAAAGAACAAATTGAGAAATTTTTCAAAGACGCCGTTCGAGCAAATGGTGCCTCGGCTTCAGCTAAAGAATCCAAAGAAGGCAAAACCAAGGAAAAGATAAGTTTAAAAGAAAAGGGTATGCGTTTATTTAGAACCCCTTCTTTGCCGCATCGTTTACGTTTCCGACAACATTCCGATTTGACATCAACTGGTAGTTCTTCAGCGGCTACCACAACTGCCTCAACACCCCTccatcataatcatcatcatcattcgaCCAGTTCGACCCCCATTAAAGAAAGCACAAAGTctgtttcaaatttaaaaggcAAAGAAGCGTTACAATTTGAAATTAGATCCAAAAATGAACTCTTGGAGAATTATTTGAGTCAAATTGATGTCTTAAAGCGTCATGTTGAACAGCTGAAGGAAACCGAATCACGTCTCAAAGAAGAGAATTCACAAATTTTGGCCAAAAATGAATCACTCGTCAGTGAGTTGACTGAAGAAAATCGAAATTACAAAAACACTATCGATTGTTTGAGTTTGGAGAAATCCCAACTCTCAGAGAAATCTAATAATTTCGAAATCGAATTGAAAAATCTCACCGAATCCCACTCGACCGAGTTGAACCAACTCAAGACCATCAATTCAGAGTTGGAAATCAAGTGTGGGTCTCTCACTTTGCACTATGAACAAAATCTCAGTGAAAATTCGAATCTTaacgaaaaaattgaaaaattaaacgaagAAATTGTCGAACTTAAGGCAAATCTCTCTCGTACCAATGAAGAACATTCAGAAAGCTTGAAAGAAATTGAAACTATCAAAGCCAAAAATGTCGAACTCTTAGATGAAGTTAGCAAACTTAAAGTACAAATCGAAACTGATGCTTTATCCTATGCCGTTGAGACTAAAAACACTTTCGTTGAGTTAGAATctctgaaaaatgaaaagaactcTCTGCGAAATGATTTGGCTACAAAATCCGAACTTATTCAAAATCTCCAAGAGGAAGTGTTGGATAAAAATTGTGAAATTGATGCCCATCGTGATACAATTCGTTCActcgaagaagaaaaacaaaaattcatcaaTTTTGAACAGATTCTTGCCGAAGCTGATGACAAAGTTCGTTGTGTCGAAAATCAAGCTGAACAAAAGATCAAACAACTTGAATCGAATATGGAACAGACAATCGAACGTGAGAGAAACTATTGGCGAAGTGAACTCAATAAACGACAACAGCAAGCAGAGAATCAAGTTATCAAAATCGAACTTGAGAAACAAGATGTTATGATTCTTCTCGAATCTACCAATGACATGCTCCGAGAACGtgatgaaaaaatacaaaaatacgaaGAACAACTGCGAAAGGGTCTTGATTATTACATTCAATTGACCGATACTCTACAAAAGCAAGTTGTAGACATCAAAGCCGATATGGCAAAGACCATTACAGAGAAGTACAATTATCAACTAACACTTAGCAATACTCGTTCCACAGTCAATATTCTTATGGAACGTTTGAAAAAATCCGATTCTGATGTCGAAACATTAAAGACTGAACTTGAGACAGTACAAGCTGCTAAAATCCAACTCGAAACCAATTACACTGAATTGCAAAATGAGCTGACTGCATTGAAAACGGATTTGGCCGAAAGTGAGAAGAATCTGAATGCCTTGCGGGAATCATCGATGGCTTTACAAAATGAG GAACGCATCGATGAGAATGTCGACAAATACATTGAAATGTACCTGGATCTGAAGAATAAAGATGATAATCGTGAGGTTTATATGGCCGATATGCGCAAAGCTCTAGATGAATTTGCAACAGTGCTGGAATTGGCTCAGTTGGAAATCGATAATAAAGATAAATGCCTGACCAAGTTGAAGGATGAAAATGAAACTTTGAAACTTGAGAATCTTTCACTCAAATCAAAGGCAAATGAGAGTTCCAAATGTATTGCTGAGAAGGACACAGACGATCAAGAAGTTCTTATTGATTCACAATTGAAAGCTGAATGTGATAAGATCACAAATTGGCTTCTATCATCGAATGAAGATAATAATGAAATGAAAGATATGCTGCTAAAGGAGAAACTTAATAATACTCCCAAGAGCTTGCCTAGGACTCCAAAGAATTGTCAAAATACAACACCGAGGACTCCAAGATCACCACGTACCCCAAGGACCCCAAAGACGTTGAAGACTGTCCTGTTCCCTGGTAAAGAAAACTTACTACCCACCATGGAGGTCATAAAGAGTCCACTTAAGACGAGGAATGTGTAG